The following are from one region of the Prevotella communis genome:
- the fucP gene encoding L-fucose:H+ symporter permease: protein MKHNKVALGLIFCLFFLWAISSNLLPTMIRQLMKTCELNTFEASFTESAYWLAYFVCPIPIAMFMRRYSYRVGIITGLLIAAMGGLLFFPAAMVKSYGVYLCIFFIIATGMCFLETAANPYVTVLGDAHTAPRRLNLAQSFNGLGAFISAMFLSKLVLSGNDFTRDTLPADYLGGWDAYIQTETDSMKLPYLLLASALILVALILVWVKLPKVGDEEQEAKGKLIDFSALRKPHLCWGVIAQFFYNGGQTAVNSLFLVYCCTYAGIDEDTATTFFGLYMLAFLVGRWIGTLLMGRFKPEHMLTVYALANVVLCVVIMVFGGYVGLYAMLAVSFFMSIIYPTQFSLAIDGLGEQTKSGSAFLVMAIVGNACVPQFTAFIMHHNAQVYQIAYIVPLVCFVACAVYGMMYRKLNPTE from the coding sequence ATGAAACATAACAAAGTGGCCCTGGGCCTGATTTTCTGCCTGTTCTTTTTATGGGCAATCAGCAGTAACCTGCTTCCTACGATGATTCGTCAGTTGATGAAGACATGCGAACTCAACACCTTTGAGGCCTCGTTTACCGAGAGTGCCTACTGGCTGGCCTATTTTGTTTGTCCTATCCCTATCGCCATGTTCATGCGCCGGTATAGCTACAGGGTGGGTATCATCACGGGTCTGCTCATCGCCGCCATGGGTGGTCTGCTGTTCTTCCCTGCAGCCATGGTAAAGAGCTACGGCGTCTATCTGTGCATCTTCTTTATCATTGCCACGGGTATGTGTTTCCTCGAGACGGCAGCCAATCCCTATGTCACCGTGCTGGGTGATGCCCATACGGCACCCCGCAGACTGAATCTGGCGCAGTCGTTCAACGGACTGGGCGCTTTCATCTCGGCCATGTTCCTCAGCAAACTGGTGCTCAGTGGCAACGACTTTACGCGCGACACCCTGCCTGCCGATTATCTGGGCGGATGGGACGCCTATATCCAGACGGAGACCGACTCCATGAAACTGCCTTACCTCCTGCTGGCATCGGCCCTGATTCTCGTGGCCCTGATCCTGGTGTGGGTGAAGTTGCCCAAGGTTGGCGATGAAGAACAGGAAGCCAAGGGCAAGCTCATCGATTTCTCTGCCCTGAGGAAACCGCATCTGTGCTGGGGCGTCATAGCCCAGTTCTTCTATAATGGCGGTCAGACGGCGGTCAACAGTCTTTTCCTGGTCTATTGCTGTACGTATGCCGGCATCGACGAGGATACAGCCACCACCTTCTTTGGCCTCTATATGCTGGCCTTCCTCGTAGGCCGATGGATAGGCACCCTGCTGATGGGACGCTTCAAGCCCGAGCATATGCTGACCGTCTATGCCCTGGCCAATGTGGTGCTCTGCGTGGTCATCATGGTGTTTGGCGGCTATGTGGGTCTCTATGCGATGCTGGCCGTGTCCTTCTTTATGTCCATCATCTATCCTACGCAGTTCTCCCTGGCCATCGACGGACTGGGCGAGCAGACCAAGTCGGGTTCTGCCTTCCTGGTGATGGCTATCGTGGGCAATGCCTGCGTACCTCAGTTCACGGCATTTATCATGCACCATAACGCACAGGTCTACCAGATAGCCTACATCGTGCCCCTTGTCTGCTTCGTGGCATGTGCCGTCTATGGAATGATGTATCGGAAACTAAATCCAACAGAATAA
- a CDS encoding alpha-L-arabinofuranosidase C-terminal domain-containing protein yields the protein MNLKLLSLAFALSASLAGEAQHVMDVNAKKLGAPVQSTMYGIFFEDINYAADGGLYAELIMNRSFEFPNNFAGWDISGNVSLKDDGPFERNPHYVRMAPASHRDKHTMIENQGFFGIGVKGGEEYRFSVWARVPDGGSAKLWIDLVDNATMGDDQKLGNASVDVSGKEWKKYTAVIKPKRTFAKAHLRVWGDSKATTDVEHVSLFPVKTWKGRENGMRQDLAQALNDMHPGVFRFPGGCIVEGTDLETRYQWKNTVGPVENRPLNENRWHYTFTGRYFPNYYQSYGLGFFEFFQLCEDFGCEPLPVISCGLSCQFQNPDPTKPGVHVPVDQLDEYIQDALDLVEFANGDVNTKWGKVRADMGHPAPFNLKFLGVGNEQWDYDEKHGGYGPVFTERLKKFSDALRAKYPTLKLIGTTGPNSEGWDFDLLQPRMKELKVDLYDEHYYRDEKWFLSHGLRYDSYDRKGPRVFAGEYACHGRGKKWNHYETSLYEAAHMTGIERNADLVHMATYAPLFAHVEGWQWRPDAIWYDNLRSFKSVSYYVQQMFAMNKGTNVLPLTMDKKPVAGQEGQDGLFASSVFDKTTGEVIVKVVNTSKQAQPVTLNLQGIKGSRTAETLTLSWSGSMDDENTLDQPEKITPKTGSIGCTADKKQAVLNDELPAMSFRIYKIKK from the coding sequence ATGAATCTGAAACTCTTATCTCTCGCATTCGCCTTATCAGCATCACTCGCTGGCGAGGCTCAGCACGTGATGGACGTGAATGCAAAAAAACTGGGAGCACCAGTACAGTCAACCATGTATGGTATCTTCTTCGAGGATATCAACTATGCTGCTGACGGCGGTCTCTATGCGGAACTGATTATGAACCGCTCGTTTGAGTTTCCCAACAACTTTGCCGGCTGGGACATCTCAGGAAACGTATCGCTGAAGGACGATGGTCCCTTTGAGCGCAACCCCCACTATGTACGTATGGCTCCTGCAAGCCACAGGGACAAGCACACGATGATTGAGAACCAGGGTTTCTTCGGCATCGGCGTGAAAGGTGGCGAGGAGTACCGCTTCTCTGTATGGGCCCGCGTGCCCGATGGCGGCAGTGCCAAACTGTGGATCGACCTGGTGGACAACGCCACGATGGGCGACGACCAGAAACTGGGCAACGCCAGCGTGGACGTCAGTGGCAAGGAATGGAAGAAATACACGGCTGTCATCAAGCCCAAGCGCACCTTTGCCAAGGCACATCTGCGTGTGTGGGGCGACAGTAAGGCAACGACCGACGTAGAACACGTGTCACTGTTCCCCGTCAAGACCTGGAAAGGTCGTGAGAACGGCATGCGTCAGGACCTGGCACAGGCACTGAACGACATGCATCCTGGTGTGTTCCGCTTCCCTGGCGGCTGTATCGTGGAAGGTACAGACCTGGAGACACGCTATCAGTGGAAGAACACCGTGGGACCTGTAGAGAACCGTCCCCTGAACGAGAACCGCTGGCACTACACCTTTACAGGACGCTACTTCCCCAACTACTACCAGAGCTACGGACTGGGCTTCTTCGAGTTCTTCCAGCTCTGTGAGGATTTCGGTTGTGAGCCCCTGCCCGTCATCTCATGCGGCCTGAGCTGTCAGTTCCAGAACCCAGACCCCACGAAGCCAGGCGTACACGTACCTGTAGACCAGCTTGACGAGTATATCCAGGATGCACTCGACCTGGTGGAGTTTGCCAATGGCGACGTGAACACCAAGTGGGGTAAGGTGCGTGCCGACATGGGACATCCCGCTCCTTTCAACCTGAAATTCCTGGGCGTGGGCAACGAGCAGTGGGACTACGACGAGAAGCACGGCGGCTATGGTCCTGTGTTCACCGAACGCCTGAAGAAGTTCAGCGACGCCCTGCGTGCCAAGTATCCCACCCTGAAGCTCATCGGCACCACTGGTCCTAACAGTGAGGGCTGGGACTTCGACCTGTTGCAGCCTCGCATGAAGGAACTGAAGGTGGACCTTTACGACGAGCACTATTATCGTGACGAGAAATGGTTCCTGAGCCACGGCTTGCGCTACGACTCATACGACCGCAAGGGTCCGCGTGTGTTTGCCGGTGAGTATGCCTGTCATGGACGCGGCAAGAAATGGAACCACTACGAGACCTCACTCTACGAGGCAGCACATATGACTGGTATCGAGCGTAATGCCGACCTGGTGCACATGGCTACCTACGCTCCCCTCTTCGCACATGTGGAGGGATGGCAGTGGCGTCCGGATGCTATCTGGTACGACAACCTGCGCTCTTTCAAGTCCGTCAGCTACTATGTGCAGCAGATGTTTGCCATGAACAAGGGTACCAACGTGCTCCCGCTCACCATGGACAAGAAGCCCGTTGCCGGTCAGGAAGGACAGGACGGTCTGTTTGCATCAAGTGTCTTCGACAAGACCACAGGCGAGGTTATCGTCAAGGTTGTGAACACCTCTAAGCAGGCTCAGCCTGTCACATTGAACCTGCAGGGTATCAAGGGCAGTCGCACCGCCGAGACCCTGACACTGAGCTGGAGTGGTTCGATGGACGACGAGAACACGCTGGATCAGCCAGAGAAGATTACGCCAAAGACGGGCAGCATCGGTTGCACAGCCGACAAGAAGCAGGCAGTACTCAACGATGAGTTGCCAGCCATGTCGTTCCGCATCTACAAAATCAAGAAGTAA
- a CDS encoding alpha-L-fucosidase produces the protein MKIFSVTMLLGCCAMTMTAQETYRIPVSEVHEQMQTGQFEPTWQSLEQHQTPEWFRDAKFGIWAHWGAQCVEGSGDWMARGLYLEGGDQYKYHREHYGHPSEFGYKDVLPLFKAERWNPDSLVARYKRCGAQYFFVLGNHHDNYDLWDSKYQPWNSKNIGPKRDILDEWAKAAKKQGLPLGISFHADHAWTWFEPSRRYDLEGDKAGVWYDGNLTKADGKGKWWEGLDPQMLYQQQHPMSQGSWDNRRVHSQWDWSHGACPPSQEFVTNFYDRTLDAINCYQPDLIYFDVTVLPFYPLSDCGLKIAAHLYNKNPRGVVFGKILNEDQKKALTWDVERGAPNQMIEQPWQTCNCIGDWHYNTRTYRRGYRTATNIVKQLVDIVSKNGNLLLNIPLRGDGTYDEKAAAFLDELEPWMTQNGESIFGTRPWVKFGEGPVAEKDIKISDQGFNEAQYNGMDYRDIRFNQTRKYLYVTAMGWPEDGKLLIKSLAKKGPHFKKSISSVYLLGYGKLKARQTAAGLEVQLPKPCNKIAPVLRINK, from the coding sequence ATGAAGATTTTTTCAGTAACAATGCTCTTGGGCTGTTGCGCGATGACGATGACGGCTCAGGAAACTTACCGGATTCCCGTCAGCGAAGTGCACGAACAGATGCAGACGGGACAGTTTGAACCTACGTGGCAGTCGCTCGAGCAGCACCAGACACCAGAGTGGTTCCGTGATGCGAAGTTCGGCATCTGGGCCCATTGGGGTGCCCAGTGTGTAGAGGGTAGCGGCGACTGGATGGCCCGCGGTCTCTATTTGGAGGGCGGCGACCAGTACAAATACCACCGTGAGCATTATGGCCACCCCTCTGAGTTTGGCTATAAGGATGTGCTCCCCCTATTCAAGGCCGAGCGCTGGAATCCAGACAGTCTCGTGGCGCGCTATAAGCGCTGTGGCGCCCAGTATTTCTTTGTGCTGGGCAATCATCACGACAATTACGACCTGTGGGATTCCAAATATCAGCCCTGGAACTCTAAGAATATCGGTCCTAAGCGTGATATCCTGGACGAATGGGCCAAGGCTGCCAAGAAGCAGGGACTACCCTTGGGTATCTCGTTCCATGCCGACCATGCGTGGACCTGGTTCGAGCCCTCAAGGCGCTATGACCTTGAAGGCGACAAGGCGGGTGTGTGGTACGACGGTAACCTGACAAAGGCCGACGGCAAGGGCAAATGGTGGGAAGGACTGGACCCCCAGATGCTCTATCAGCAGCAACACCCCATGAGTCAAGGCTCGTGGGACAACCGACGTGTCCACTCCCAATGGGATTGGAGCCACGGTGCCTGTCCGCCGTCACAGGAGTTTGTCACCAACTTCTATGACCGTACCCTCGATGCCATCAACTGCTATCAGCCTGACCTCATCTATTTCGATGTCACCGTGCTGCCGTTCTATCCCCTGAGCGACTGTGGCCTGAAGATTGCAGCCCACCTCTATAACAAGAATCCGCGCGGCGTGGTCTTTGGCAAGATTCTAAACGAGGACCAAAAGAAAGCGCTGACGTGGGATGTGGAGCGTGGCGCTCCCAATCAGATGATTGAGCAGCCTTGGCAGACGTGCAACTGTATTGGCGACTGGCATTACAACACACGTACCTATCGTCGCGGCTATCGCACAGCGACGAATATTGTAAAGCAACTCGTGGATATCGTATCAAAGAATGGTAACCTGCTGCTGAATATCCCCCTGCGTGGCGATGGCACCTATGATGAGAAGGCGGCTGCCTTCCTGGATGAGTTGGAACCCTGGATGACGCAGAACGGCGAGAGCATCTTCGGTACCCGTCCGTGGGTGAAGTTTGGTGAGGGTCCTGTGGCCGAGAAGGACATCAAGATCAGCGACCAGGGCTTCAACGAGGCGCAGTATAACGGGATGGACTATCGCGACATTCGCTTCAACCAGACACGGAAATATCTTTACGTCACAGCGATGGGCTGGCCTGAGGATGGCAAACTGCTTATCAAGTCGCTGGCTAAGAAGGGACCCCATTTCAAGAAATCCATCAGCAGTGTCTATCTGCTGGGCTATGGTAAGCTGAAGGCGCGCCAGACGGCTGCAGGCCTTGAGGTACAACTACCCAAGCCTTGCAACAAGATTGCGCCGGTGTTGAGGATTAACAAGTAA
- a CDS encoding DUF4491 family protein yields the protein MYFTGITIAVMTFLTIGIWHPIVIKTEYYWGTRPWVLYLIVGICCCAGALFTDNVYLSSFLGVFGASSLWAIGELFEQKKRVERGWFPMNPKRKSDYRQA from the coding sequence ATGTATTTTACAGGCATAACCATCGCCGTGATGACATTCCTCACCATCGGCATCTGGCATCCCATCGTGATCAAGACAGAATACTACTGGGGCACCCGTCCCTGGGTTCTCTACCTGATAGTAGGCATATGCTGCTGTGCAGGCGCCCTGTTCACGGACAACGTCTATCTGTCGTCATTCCTTGGCGTCTTCGGCGCCTCGTCCCTCTGGGCTATCGGCGAACTCTTTGAGCAGAAGAAGCGCGTAGAGAGGGGATGGTTTCCCATGAATCCAAAGAGAAAGAGTGACTACAGGCAAGCCTGA
- a CDS encoding response regulator, with the protein MKKILVAEDNDSNFILMTYILKRDYEFQRAVNGREAVDMALAGGFDMVLMDIKMPVMDGLEATKLIKEKMPDLPVVALTANAFDSDRMLALEVGCDEFLTKPISSAKCLETIAKFIGK; encoded by the coding sequence ATGAAGAAAATCCTAGTAGCAGAAGACAATGACAGTAACTTCATCTTGATGACCTACATCCTGAAGCGTGACTACGAATTCCAGCGTGCCGTCAACGGACGTGAGGCTGTAGACATGGCGCTGGCTGGTGGTTTCGACATGGTGTTGATGGATATCAAGATGCCCGTAATGGACGGACTGGAGGCTACCAAGTTGATTAAGGAGAAGATGCCAGACCTGCCTGTGGTGGCTCTGACGGCCAATGCTTTCGACAGCGACCGTATGCTGGCGCTTGAGGTAGGCTGTGATGAGTTCCTAACCAAGCCCATCAGTAGTGCCAAGTGCCTGGAGACCATTGCAAAGTTTATTGGCAAATAA
- a CDS encoding TonB-dependent receptor — translation MKKIVITSLCLLSATMVVADNVKEASFESVNDTSRVIDLDEVVVVAQPKEGLFLRQQPMSSSAFGMQDMQTLQVKSLGQLSDYVPSFVMPQYGSRLTSSMYIRGIGSRLNNSAVGIYYDHIPLMSKSAFNTHFYQLDRVDVLRGPQGTLYGGNSEGGIVRIYSKNPMNYQGTDVNLGLGMGLGQGRKAEVAHYHRPCDKFAFMVAGFYNSEDGFFHNTNLNESNDKIDEAGAKVRLMWKPSSRLTFDLTSDYQFTIQNGFPYGAYDADKDETADPSTTFMNTYRRQMVNTGLTVSYDLNGYLLTSTTSHQYLWDRMKMDQDYVPTDYLSLQQTQKMNAVTEEIVFRSKNASRWQHATGVFGSYQWLHIDAPVGFGQGMTDMLNAMMQRVLPATHQMTFDNFRVPGDFRTPQMNAAVFHESNLHLSDRLMATLGLRFEHHQIKNDYLTSALADITMTMTIPGRPAPMVMNIPYESTFESSLKKTSNQLLPKFGLTCRLCEDGSNVYAVVSKGYLAGGYNFQGFSDIFQMEMRSLGANFPRDGKVQHTADDQAQKDQQISYDAETTWNYEAGAHLNLFDHKVKADVALFYTQIRNQQISRMSADYGFGRIIDNAGKSYSCGVETALRGQAFDNHLMWGATYSFTHAKFKEYDDYDNAHNLISYKDMYVPFIPLHQFSVNGDYRFDVEDDILSSITLGFNVKGQGKTYWEANNDMYQKFYATLGAHLMFRLNQVEVDFWGRNLTNTNYHTFLVNSQMTNQSFAHQGNPLHAGVDLRMHF, via the coding sequence ATGAAAAAGATTGTTATAACAAGCCTCTGTCTGTTGTCGGCCACCATGGTGGTTGCTGATAATGTGAAGGAGGCTTCTTTTGAGAGTGTCAACGATACCAGTCGTGTGATCGACCTCGACGAGGTGGTTGTAGTGGCCCAGCCCAAGGAGGGCCTGTTCCTTCGTCAGCAGCCCATGAGCAGCAGTGCCTTCGGCATGCAGGACATGCAGACGCTCCAGGTGAAGAGCCTGGGCCAGTTGTCTGACTATGTCCCTTCGTTCGTCATGCCCCAGTATGGCAGTCGCCTGACCTCCTCTATGTATATAAGAGGTATCGGCTCACGTCTGAACAACTCGGCCGTAGGTATCTATTACGACCATATCCCCCTGATGTCGAAGTCGGCCTTCAATACCCATTTCTACCAGCTCGACCGAGTTGACGTGCTGCGTGGTCCTCAGGGCACCCTCTATGGTGGCAATAGCGAGGGCGGCATCGTACGTATCTATTCCAAGAACCCCATGAACTATCAGGGCACGGACGTGAACCTGGGTCTGGGTATGGGCCTCGGACAGGGCCGCAAGGCCGAGGTGGCTCACTATCACCGTCCCTGCGATAAGTTCGCCTTTATGGTGGCAGGCTTCTATAATAGTGAGGACGGTTTCTTCCACAACACCAATCTGAACGAGAGCAACGACAAGATTGATGAGGCTGGAGCCAAGGTGCGCCTGATGTGGAAACCCAGTTCAAGACTCACTTTCGACCTGACCAGCGACTATCAGTTCACCATCCAGAACGGTTTTCCCTATGGTGCCTATGATGCTGACAAGGACGAGACGGCCGACCCCTCTACCACTTTCATGAATACCTATCGTCGTCAGATGGTGAATACAGGACTGACCGTTTCCTACGACCTCAACGGCTATCTGCTGACGTCAACAACCAGTCACCAGTACCTCTGGGACCGCATGAAGATGGACCAGGACTATGTGCCAACGGACTATCTGAGCCTGCAGCAGACACAGAAGATGAATGCCGTGACCGAGGAGATCGTGTTCCGTTCAAAGAACGCCAGTCGCTGGCAGCACGCCACGGGTGTCTTCGGCAGTTACCAGTGGCTCCATATCGATGCCCCTGTAGGCTTTGGCCAGGGCATGACCGACATGCTCAACGCCATGATGCAGCGCGTACTGCCCGCTACGCATCAGATGACCTTCGATAATTTCCGCGTGCCTGGCGATTTCCGTACCCCTCAGATGAATGCAGCCGTGTTCCATGAGTCCAACCTGCATCTCTCTGACCGTCTGATGGCTACCCTGGGCCTGCGCTTTGAGCATCATCAGATCAAGAACGATTACCTGACCAGCGCCCTGGCTGATATCACCATGACCATGACGATTCCCGGTCGTCCGGCACCTATGGTGATGAATATCCCATACGAGTCAACGTTCGAGTCGTCCCTGAAGAAGACCTCCAACCAGCTCCTGCCTAAGTTCGGCCTGACCTGCCGCCTCTGCGAGGATGGTTCCAATGTCTATGCCGTGGTGAGCAAGGGCTATCTGGCAGGTGGCTATAACTTCCAGGGCTTCAGCGATATCTTCCAGATGGAGATGCGCTCGCTGGGTGCCAACTTCCCCCGCGACGGCAAGGTGCAGCATACGGCCGACGACCAGGCTCAGAAGGACCAGCAGATCAGCTATGATGCAGAGACCACCTGGAACTACGAGGCTGGCGCTCACCTGAATCTCTTTGACCATAAGGTGAAGGCCGACGTGGCACTCTTCTATACCCAGATCCGCAACCAGCAAATCTCACGTATGAGTGCCGACTATGGCTTCGGTCGTATCATCGACAATGCCGGCAAGAGCTATAGCTGCGGTGTGGAGACGGCCCTTCGCGGACAGGCTTTCGACAACCACCTGATGTGGGGTGCCACCTACAGCTTCACCCATGCCAAGTTCAAGGAGTATGACGACTATGACAATGCGCACAACCTCATCAGCTACAAGGACATGTACGTGCCTTTCATCCCTCTGCATCAGTTCAGCGTGAACGGCGACTACCGTTTCGATGTAGAGGATGATATCCTGAGCAGCATCACCCTGGGCTTCAATGTCAAGGGACAGGGTAAGACCTACTGGGAGGCCAATAATGACATGTACCAGAAGTTCTATGCCACACTGGGCGCCCACCTGATGTTCCGTCTGAACCAGGTAGAGGTGGATTTCTGGGGCCGCAACCTGACCAACACAAACTATCATACATTCCTCGTGAACAGCCAGATGACCAATCAGAGCTTTGCCCATCAGGGCAATCCCCTGCATGCTGGCGTAGATTTGCGTATGCATTTCTAA